A single window of Nitrospirota bacterium DNA harbors:
- a CDS encoding formate--tetrahydrofolate ligase, protein MPLDPTKHKDWEIAEEAEKTMATIYEIGERLGLKKEELLPQGHYIGKIDYRAVLERLKDRPNGKYIDVTAITPTPLGEGKSTSTMGLVQGLGKLGKNVSAAIRQPSGGPTMNIKGSAAGGGLAQCIPLTPFSLGFTGDINAIMNAHNLAMVALTSRMQHERNYNDEQLVRLSNMERLDIDPTKVEMGWIIDFCAQSLRNIIIGIDGVNGNKDGFLMKSKFGIAVSSEVMAILSVATSLKDMRERMGKIVVAYNKKGKPITTEDLQVAGAMTAWMVSALNPSLMQTIEGQPVIVHAGPFANIAIGQSSIIADQIGLKLSDYHVTESGFGADIGFEKFWNLKCRFSKLIPDCAVVVATIRALKCHGGAPVPVPGKPMPKEYSTENVGWVEKGCGNLLHHIKNVRKAGISPVVCINAFYTDTPAEIAKVRELVEAAGAKVALSKHWEKGGAGAIEFAEAVVAACEEKNDFKFLYELDQPVKERIELIAKEVYGADGVEYSPEAETALARIQKDPELSKLGLCMVKTHLSLSDNPALKGVPTGWKLKIREVLTYGGAQFIVPVAGAISLMPGTSSNPAFKRVDVDTETGKVQGVF, encoded by the coding sequence ATGCCACTCGATCCAACTAAACACAAAGACTGGGAGATTGCAGAAGAAGCAGAGAAAACAATGGCAACTATCTATGAGATAGGAGAACGCCTTGGACTTAAGAAGGAGGAGCTTCTACCTCAGGGCCATTACATCGGAAAGATAGACTACAGGGCAGTTCTTGAACGCCTTAAGGACAGGCCTAACGGAAAGTACATTGACGTAACGGCAATTACCCCCACTCCGCTTGGAGAGGGAAAATCAACATCAACAATGGGCCTTGTGCAGGGACTTGGAAAGCTTGGAAAAAATGTAAGCGCAGCGATAAGGCAGCCTTCAGGCGGGCCTACAATGAATATCAAGGGTTCTGCCGCGGGCGGCGGGCTTGCGCAGTGTATCCCGCTGACCCCCTTCTCACTCGGATTCACAGGCGACATCAACGCCATCATGAACGCGCACAACCTTGCCATGGTCGCCCTTACCTCAAGGATGCAGCACGAACGTAATTATAATGATGAGCAGCTTGTCAGGCTGAGCAATATGGAGAGGCTTGATATCGACCCTACAAAGGTTGAGATGGGATGGATAATCGATTTCTGCGCGCAGTCTTTAAGGAATATCATAATCGGCATTGACGGAGTTAACGGCAATAAGGACGGCTTCCTGATGAAGTCGAAATTCGGCATCGCTGTTTCATCAGAGGTCATGGCGATACTTTCAGTCGCAACCAGCCTGAAGGACATGCGCGAGCGCATGGGCAAGATAGTCGTGGCTTACAACAAGAAGGGTAAACCCATCACAACTGAAGACCTTCAGGTCGCCGGAGCGATGACAGCATGGATGGTTTCAGCCTTGAATCCAAGCCTTATGCAGACCATTGAAGGCCAGCCTGTCATTGTTCATGCCGGCCCATTTGCCAATATCGCGATCGGCCAGAGCTCTATAATCGCTGACCAGATAGGGCTGAAACTTTCTGATTATCACGTGACAGAATCCGGATTCGGAGCTGATATCGGTTTTGAAAAGTTCTGGAACCTTAAATGCCGTTTCAGCAAACTCATTCCTGACTGCGCAGTTGTTGTCGCAACTATCAGGGCGCTTAAATGCCACGGCGGAGCGCCGGTGCCTGTTCCCGGCAAGCCTATGCCCAAAGAATACAGCACTGAGAATGTCGGCTGGGTAGAAAAAGGCTGCGGCAACCTGCTCCATCATATCAAGAATGTCAGAAAAGCAGGCATCAGCCCGGTTGTCTGCATCAATGCATTTTACACTGACACCCCTGCTGAGATCGCAAAGGTCCGCGAACTCGTTGAAGCCGCAGGCGCCAAGGTCGCTCTCTCAAAGCACTGGGAAAAAGGCGGCGCAGGCGCTATTGAATTTGCCGAAGCGGTTGTTGCGGCATGTGAAGAGAAGAATGATTTTAAATTCCTCTACGAACTTGATCAGCCTGTTAAAGAGCGTATCGAGCTTATCGCAAAGGAAGTATACGGAGCTGACGGAGTTGAATACTCCCCTGAGGCAGAGACAGCTCTTGCCAGGATACAGAAAGACCCTGAGCTTTCAAAGTTAGGGCTGTGCATGGTAAAGACCCATCTCTCTCTTTCTGATAATCCTGCACTTAAGGGCGTGCCTACCGGATGGAAGCTCAAGATCAGAGAGGTTCTCACATACGGCGGCGCACAATTTATCGTACCTGTTGCAGGAGCGATCAGTCTGATGCCCGGAACGAGCTCCAACCCTGCATTCAAACGAGTTGATGTAGATACTGAAACAGGCAAAGTTCAAGGTGTATTTTAA
- the pgsA gene encoding CDP-diacylglycerol--glycerol-3-phosphate 3-phosphatidyltransferase, whose amino-acid sequence MIKNIPNILTVTRILLLPPFVAAFMYNKYQAALYIFILAACTDIFDGLVARITKQTTELGRILDPIADKFFMVTSFVLMTYYGMIPKWITIVVISRDLIVITGCIITYFIVNRLKIEPTILGKTSSAFQFVLIGVVLLLINMNGDTSSLFLLLIFIAFLTIVSGLQYIYNGLKTINPGNGQA is encoded by the coding sequence ATGATTAAAAATATTCCCAATATTCTTACCGTCACAAGGATACTTTTATTGCCGCCATTTGTTGCTGCGTTTATGTACAATAAATACCAGGCCGCGCTTTATATATTTATACTTGCAGCCTGCACAGATATTTTTGACGGGCTTGTAGCGAGGATAACAAAACAGACAACCGAACTTGGCAGGATATTAGACCCGATTGCAGACAAATTCTTTATGGTGACATCATTTGTGCTGATGACATATTACGGCATGATACCAAAGTGGATCACTATCGTGGTTATAAGCAGGGACCTTATCGTTATTACCGGATGCATCATCACATACTTTATCGTTAACAGGCTTAAGATCGAACCGACTATTTTAGGGAAGACATCAAGCGCGTTTCAGTTTGTTTTGATAGGTGTTGTCCTGCTGCTTATAAATATGAATGGTGATACATCTTCACTGTTTCTATTACTGATATTCATAGCATTCCTGACGATAGTTTCAGGGCTGCAGTACATATATAACGGGCTAAAAACAATTAATCCCGGCAACGGCCAGGCATAA
- a CDS encoding sodium:calcium antiporter: MTLWLSFIVCTSVIVYSGTRLAKYGDVIAEKTGLGRAWIGLVLMASVTSLPELVTGITSVTFAGVPDIAAGDVLGSCVFNMLILALIDAAHRREPLSAKAHHGHVLSAGFGILLLAIVVISLFLGVRISSIGWIGLYTPIIIGVYLIAMRLVYFYEQRQISAFIKEVAVELQYEKIPAKTAVVHYSIHAIIVVIAAIFLPEIGEAIAETTGLGQTFVGNIFIAVSTSLPEVVVSIAAVKMGAINLAAGNLFGSNIFNILILGIDDLFFVKGPMLSFVNQNHAIPALSAIAMTAVAIIGLTYRAESKKLFLAWDSAGMVLIFMINLVLLYMLK, from the coding sequence ATGACACTTTGGCTTAGTTTCATCGTCTGCACTTCTGTCATTGTCTATTCAGGGACAAGGCTTGCCAAGTACGGAGACGTTATCGCTGAAAAGACAGGGCTTGGCAGGGCATGGATCGGCCTTGTGCTGATGGCGTCAGTAACGTCACTTCCTGAACTTGTTACCGGCATAACTTCTGTCACCTTCGCGGGAGTTCCGGATATAGCAGCGGGTGACGTTCTGGGAAGCTGTGTCTTTAATATGCTCATCCTTGCGCTTATTGACGCTGCGCACCGGCGGGAACCGTTGTCAGCTAAGGCACATCACGGGCATGTTCTCTCTGCGGGTTTTGGAATACTTCTTTTGGCAATAGTTGTTATAAGCCTTTTTCTGGGAGTCCGTATTTCTTCCATCGGCTGGATCGGACTTTATACTCCTATAATTATAGGTGTCTATTTAATCGCCATGAGATTGGTCTATTTTTATGAACAGAGGCAGATTTCCGCATTCATAAAAGAGGTAGCTGTTGAATTGCAATACGAAAAAATACCGGCGAAGACTGCTGTTGTTCATTACAGCATCCATGCGATTATTGTTGTCATAGCAGCCATCTTCCTGCCTGAAATAGGCGAGGCAATTGCAGAGACGACAGGTTTGGGCCAGACCTTTGTGGGCAATATTTTCATAGCTGTATCCACATCTCTCCCTGAAGTGGTGGTCTCTATAGCTGCCGTGAAGATGGGGGCGATAAACCTTGCAGCCGGAAACTTGTTCGGGTCTAATATCTTCAACATATTAATCCTTGGCATTGACGATCTCTTTTTCGTAAAAGGGCCTATGTTGTCATTTGTAAATCAGAACCATGCGATCCCGGCATTGTCCGCCATTGCCATGACAGCAGTTGCAATTATCGGTTTGACCTATCGTGCTGAGAGTAAAAAATTGTTTCTGGCATGGGATTCTGCCGGGATGGTGTTGATATTTATGATTAACCTTGTGCTGTTATATATGCTGAAATAG
- a CDS encoding DUF512 domain-containing protein, with amino-acid sequence MNLSINHIKEGSNAEKLGLKKGDVIAAINNEPVKDIIDYMFHAADSSLHMDIIRGDKKLNFTVPKKDISNLDIELKSFKTKSCNNNCIFCFVNQLPKGMRKSLYLKDDDYRMSFLYGNYVTLTNLTKKDKERIVSQRLGPLYLSVHTTNTDLRRKMLGNKKAPDILEDIKYFTSHKIRIHAQIVLCPGFNDGEELLNTIRDLSKFYPYMLSISVVPVGLTKYRKKLVRPVETDEAKKVIEEVKKLQLRFNKRHGDTLVYIADELYIDAGMPFPALKNYGDLPQLENGVGMVPLFLNLAKKAKLPKKIEPKNIATFTGKSFMPYLTEFKKRLDTIEGLNLEVFEVENRHFGSSVTVAGLLTGKDIIKTLVGKTRADCILVPDVTLRDETNVFLDNVKIKDIEETLGIPVKVIESTPQGLIEGIKDGCKWED; translated from the coding sequence ATGAACCTAAGCATCAACCACATAAAAGAAGGCAGCAACGCAGAAAAGCTCGGATTGAAAAAAGGCGATGTCATTGCAGCCATTAATAACGAGCCTGTTAAGGACATAATCGATTACATGTTCCATGCCGCAGATTCATCTCTGCATATGGATATCATCAGAGGAGATAAAAAGCTGAACTTCACTGTTCCAAAGAAAGATATCTCAAACCTTGATATTGAACTTAAATCCTTCAAGACGAAATCCTGCAATAACAACTGCATATTCTGCTTTGTGAACCAGCTTCCCAAAGGCATGAGGAAGAGCCTCTATCTGAAGGACGATGATTACCGCATGTCCTTTCTTTACGGCAATTACGTAACACTGACCAACCTCACAAAAAAAGATAAGGAGCGGATCGTTTCGCAACGTCTGGGCCCGCTGTATTTATCCGTGCATACGACGAACACTGACCTGAGAAGGAAGATGTTAGGCAACAAAAAAGCGCCTGACATACTTGAAGATATAAAATACTTCACTTCGCACAAGATAAGGATACACGCCCAGATAGTGCTCTGCCCCGGCTTTAATGACGGTGAAGAACTTCTGAACACAATAAGAGACCTCTCAAAATTCTACCCGTATATGCTCTCCATCTCGGTTGTGCCTGTCGGCCTGACCAAATACAGGAAGAAGCTTGTCAGGCCTGTTGAAACTGATGAAGCAAAAAAGGTTATTGAGGAAGTTAAAAAGCTCCAGCTAAGATTCAATAAACGCCACGGAGACACACTGGTTTACATCGCTGATGAATTATACATAGATGCAGGCATGCCGTTCCCGGCATTAAAGAACTACGGCGACCTCCCTCAATTAGAGAATGGTGTCGGAATGGTGCCGCTGTTTTTGAACCTGGCTAAAAAAGCAAAACTCCCGAAAAAGATCGAGCCGAAAAATATAGCCACATTCACAGGCAAATCTTTTATGCCGTATCTTACTGAATTCAAAAAAAGGCTGGACACGATAGAAGGCCTGAACCTTGAGGTCTTTGAAGTTGAGAACAGGCACTTTGGTTCGTCAGTGACCGTTGCCGGGCTCTTGACAGGCAAGGACATAATAAAGACCCTCGTCGGCAAGACAAGGGCGGACTGTATTCTTGTCCCTGATGTAACACTTAGGGATGAGACAAATGTATTTCTTGATAATGTTAAGATCAAGGACATCGAAGAGACGCTTGGCATTCCGGTCAAGGTCATCGAGTCAACACCTCAGGGGCTTATAGAAGGGATAAAAGATGGATGTAAGTGGGAAGACTAA